The Ziziphus jujuba cultivar Dongzao chromosome 3, ASM3175591v1 region CCAATTGAAACATTAAGCAATCTTCCGAAAACACCGCCGTTCTTGCAAGTCATTTATCAGAAATTCAAAACTTTTGACGAGCTTCTCAAATCAGAATGAGGTTTGGCAAATGGCATGAAAGATTTTAAACTGCAAGCTGCCTGTGGTCCACATTAACTTTTTCATGTAGATTTTCCGTCTTCTGCAATGGGGATAGCTGAAAACACATATATATCAGGTGTTGGCAAGTTCTTTTCCCAAGTCTTCAGAAATTTCAGACCTGCCAGAGCCACTTCTACTGATATTACCAACATGCCTTGACTTTTCACAATCAATATGATGTTCCAGTTCTGTTAACCacacaaaaaaaacaattgagCTACTATAAGTTTGATTAACTGGAATAATTAGTTTCCTTTCCAGTTCTAGAAAAAAAGTttcaatattcaaaattatGGGTGATACCAGCTTTGTCAAGGTCTAGATGCTCAGCGATAGGCAATTCATGTGTACTTGCTTCCTCTGCATCCCAAGAGATTCTAAAAGTTTGAGCTCCCTGACCAACTCCAATAGAAACATTTTCTCTTGAATCCTTCAACTTATTGTCCTCATGTAAGTTACTAACCTTTGATTCCAGATCCATATTGGCATCTTCGcaattctttgattttttgtCGTTGTTTCCATTTTGATACTTACCTTCAGAGTCTGACCGATGGTATCTTTTCTGCTTTGATTCATCCTCATCCAAACCTTTTGGAGATAACTTTCTTCCTCTGTTATACTTCCGTTCTTCGGATACTGACCTAGACCGTCTTCTCCTACGACTCCGTGACTTTTCATCTctactttcatttattttatcgCTGGAATGCTGCTTGTAATCAGCAGACTTTGATCTGGAGCGCCTTCTgtgtttccttttattttcttccaaaccTCTTGGGGATGACTTGCCTCCTCTGTGATGCTTAGCCTCAGCAGATGATGACCTGGAACGCCTTCTTTCACGATGCTTTGGTTTCTTGTCCCTGCTGATAGATCTCGACCTAGAACACCTCCTATCTcgattttttgatttttcatcTTTGAATTTCTCATCAGAGTGAAGCTTCTCGTCCAAAGATTCTGATCTGGATCGTCTTCTACCACGGTGTTTTGATTTTTCATCTCTCGTGTCGGCCGCTTTCTCATCAGAGCGATGCTTACCTTCCAAAGATTTTGACCTTGACCGCCTTCTATCACGATGCTTGGATTTTTCATCTCCCGCTTCATCCACTTTCCCAACAGAGGGCTTCACTTCAGCAGATTTTGACCTGGCCCGCGTTCTGTGTTTGGATCTATTTTCCTCTGGACTTTTTGGGGACGACCTCCTTTTCTGATTCTTATCTTCTACAGATACTGACCTGAATCGCCTTCTTTCACGATGTTTTGATCTTTCATGCCGAATTTCATCTCGTTTATCGCTGGAATGATGCTTGTCCTCTAGAGATCTTGATCTAGAGCGTGTTCTGTGTTTCAACCTGTCCTCATCGCCAATTCTTGGTGATGACTTATTTCCCCTATGTGGAGAATTTTCTCGGCGGTGTTTAGGTGAAGCCGAATCAACTCGATATGATTTTCTTGTACGACTACCACTTCTACTCCTATTTCTTCTAGAACTCAATGAATGAAGATCACGTGATCTACCTGAATCCCGCCGTCTAGCTTTATCACTGCCATCCCTATCATCCCTATAAGATCGTCGCTCACTGTCATAGCTGGAATAATGGCGAGACCTCAATGGGGATCTGGATCTACGATCTCTTAGGTGACGGGATGGGGGAGAGTAAGAAGGGGATCTCCGCCTTCGACGGTAATTGATTGGTGATTTTGACTTGGACCTGGACCTTGCACCAGAGGGTGAAGGGGACCTGTAGATTGAATAATTAATTAGCAAAGATATTTAAACCACAGATCTgtaatgataaataaagaagaTTACAATTGAATTATCcgaatcatatttttaaaatgaaaataaacatgGGATATTATTCAAAACAGAAAGAAGCAATGTGTCAAATTCATATCTGCTACATTCTGTCACCTTGAACCAATATTGTAACAGCATCTTGATTTATAATTCACACCTAGCCAAATAAGTGGCTAGTATGAATTATAATGTAAAAAaggaattaacaaaataaactaatatataagCTTTTTGTTCAATATCACTTTTCAGCAGTTTGTTCACAGTAAACTTCCAAGACTATTTTGACTTTTCACAAGCTATCATACCGAATTAACCTTCAGTTTGCCAATATTTCGTACAACACTTTTCGGTAACAATCAAAGGTCTGGTTAAGTAATGCATGTTGCATGACCATGCCTATAAGCTCTTCTGTCAAGTAAATAAGCCTACACCACTATTTCTGCTTCTATTTTTCTTGAGAAGatcagattctttttttttttttatcaactccTAAACATTATCATTGCCAACAGAAAACTAATGCAACTTACTTCAGCAAACATCCacatcaaattttaattatccCCTAAGACTGTTTCAGTATTCTCCACCcaaacaaaagctatatcaCCAAAGAGCTAAAATTTCCCAATCTTAACAAATATAGAATGCATCGACTCAGGACttcttaaaaaaagtaaaaaaaaataaaaaaaaggtcacATCTTGGGATTTGCCATAAGAAAAAATGGAAGGTAACCTAGAAAATTCAGGTCAAATCATGCTAAGTAACAACTTGATGAGTTAGCAGATCAAAACCATCAATTAATGTTGTGTGTTGGCGTGTGggcaaaatgatttaaaatgcTAAATTacagaaacattttttttaaatccagcCACATAAAATTAAACCCAAATTCTAACAAAGAAAACATTCCATATCCGTTTACACTCAATAAATTTAAACGACAACCCAAGAGCAATCTTTTACAAACTAGATATCTAAGTAAGATTCCTTTGATGTTCctaaacaaaactaaaaatccCATTAAAACACAGGATACATCTTATCTATAAAACATTGATTTATCTTCTATATaaaatcttcttcttgttgtcaACAAAGAAAACTTAGTAAATTTCCTTTATCCTTAAAAACTAGTAGCAATATAGGCAAAATTTATACATATGGCAATAATATAACCgatttaaaacttaaaacagCATCACATGCAATTTATCCACTGTCTAGAGGCAACTGAAGTTTGTAAATCCATAAAGTTGCAATGTCAAGCATCACATGATACAAAATCATCATGCTGATAACAAGCTTTGACTTAACATTATACTTCTCACGAGAGAAATTAGCAAGTTAACTTACCTAGATTTCGGCTTTGTTTCTGTCTCTTCAGTCACAAATCCATCAGCCTTTAGTTTCTTACTTATTTCAGCAGCTCTTGCTGCTGCCAGCTCTGTTGCAGACTTCATGGTCGCAGCTCGGTTAGCTGCCTGCTGTGCAGTCATAGTTTGCTGCATAAGCAAAGCCTGCTGGAATTGCATCTGTTGCATAGCAACAGCTTGCTGCATCACCATAGGCAGGGAGGTAGAGAGTTGAGAATTTATAGCTGGTTTTTGAGGAAGTGATTTTGCCATTTCAACATTCATGGGGCGACCACCAACATCCATATTATTCAATGCCAAAGCAGCCGTTGCTTCTTCAGGTTTTGAGTATTCTATGTAAGCAAAATGCTTTGAATCAGTTATGGTACACTCAACAACCGTACCACAAAAGCTAAAAAGTTGTTTCAGTTGCTCCACCGTAAGAAGTGGGCTAAGATTGCTAACTTGTAGTGTTTTCTTCAGTGCGTCACCCTTGCTAGCTTTGTCAGGCGAACCTAATTAGAGGAGCCATGTATAAAGTAAGTTGTTCTTTACATAAAAATCTTAAGCAATTAAAAACCGGAAGATACATAATATAAAGAAAGAACAAACATTGGATAAAGAAAAGACAGCAGGAGATAGAAGAAGCTAGCAACTTAGGAgccatataaaatattaatcatgtAAATGCATCAAAAGAATACCAGATAAGTCTTTGGCTGACTGAGATTGTGATTGCACCTGTGCAGCATGGGCCTGAAGTGCCTGAGCAGCAACAATTGCCTGAGCAGCAGCCATTGCAGCTGCAGAAGGGGCCATAGGAACTTGACTTACAGTACCCATGGTGGTTGTTGCAGCTAATGCAGTCATTAGGAGGTTGTGGGGCGGATGATTCAACTTACAATCAGTTTTAGGACACCGACCATTAAGGTATTCTCGACAAACTTCACCAAGAGATGCTCCAATTCCAGGCAAAATAGCCCCCCCTAAAGCTCCAGGAATGATGCCAGGAATCATTCCCAGTAATCCAGGCAATGCCCCTGAAACTGATCCAGAATAATTTGGCATGTTTGGCATGTTTTGGTTAACTAGATTTGGAAATGTGGAAGGAGGAGCCAAACCCAGCAGTCCTCCACTACTAGTACCTGCTAAatacaaatcaattttttaaaataactaaataaataaataattagccaCCAAGGACATATAAGTTTAGATGCCTAGCAGATTGCAATTTATACAAGCCTAAAAGTACATTGTAAAATCTTCAACAATGGATCAGACAAAGTACAAAACAATGTTTCTtataaagagaaaacaaaataatcccCTCACCCAAAATTACTACCAGTAACATTCCAAAAGTTTTCTTCCTCCCAAAAACAACATTTTCCCTTGttggatatataaatatattacctTCAATCCTTTCCTACTTCGCCTGCGAAATCGCATCCACCATACCTTATAAGTGAAAACATATTTCAGATAGACTAGACGTTGCTTTCAACATTCAACATGCTGACATTAAATACTACCCAGAATACCCAATAAACCACAAAGTATCAACAAATATGTTTTGACAATTACTATCTACaacacaaaacaaaagcaaagaCAACCATGCAAAACGTCATAAAGAGTACCTTGACTGAAGAAAACAGGGAATGGGCTACCCATGATTGGCTTCCCATTACATTCaacatgcaccatgtaattcccTCTTTTTGGCACCACATATGTAACTGTGTAAGTCCCATCCCCCATATCCTTCACCATTCCTTCTTGCTCCGATCCTCCAACTCCCACTCCCGGCAATACCTTCACCTTGATTTGGGCACCGCCATTCGGCACCTTCCTCCCGTCGGCATCCTTAGTCAATAGTGTAAATGAAGATGGGGCACATGCAGTACCGCCAGCAATCCCACCCCCGAGTAACATACACTTGGCCGGGTCCACCGGCCCAATGGGCTTGTTGGACAAATCCTCGGCTTCTTCTTCGCCTTCACTATCCGATGAAGCCGTTGTTTCCTTCTCGCTTCGACTCTTTTCCACATCTTTGAATGTGGCTTCGAAAGCAGCTTTAGCTGCAGCGGCTTTCTCAGCCTCGCTTTTCAGTTTTGCCTCCTCAGCTTGTTTCATCCATATCGGTTTAGCAACCGCAGCGTTCCGATCCGCCATCAGAAACCTACCCAAATTTCTAGAATCACCAAATTCAGAACACAAATCCTAAATGTTATATCttattcccccaaaaaaaaaaaaaaaaattcctctaaAAAAAACCCTAGTAATTCAACCAGCAATAACCACCGTTCACACAGTTATATGAAATCAACGCgacaaaaaaaaccctaaaagtgAACCCCAAGAAAAAAAGCAGATCAAGCAAAACAACACGGTTTTGTATCAGATAATcgcccaaaaaaacaaaacccagaTAAGCTAAGCTTGAAACACGCTGTTTGGTGGCCGAGATTTTAGGTAAGGGTCAATCTTGCAAAGTAAAAGAGTTGATAAgcacaaattcttttttttctttcgcttTTTTCACAGAACAAAACGATGGgggaaaaaacacaaaaataatgaaACAGCAATAATAAGATTTGATTTTTGAAATCCTTTAttgggatttttctttttctttttttctttttttttcccagcaACCAAACATGAAAGAGGAAGAGGGTGTTAAATAGAGGTTTTTTGGTCCGCGATCTGTTTGACGAAATTCCTGAATGGGCGGAGAATAATATTTTGATTGCGACGAATCGATCTATGGGAGTGGAAAAATTAAAGGGAAACGAACCTGTTCTGTTCTGTTCTCTCTTTTTTCCTCTGACGGCCCTTTTCCTTCACGATAGGGCGACTGGGTTGGGATATTTAAAAATGGTGGGGTAAtcagaataataatataaataaattttattatataaaattatttacaattttattaaagttaGGGATTTATTAACATTAGGTATATAATTTTACAAACGTTTTTTTGAAAGTTTTACACCATCATCGTTTTATTCtcatcctttctttttttctttttttcttttttttttctgaaacttcctttattgttttatttttattgcatatttcattttatttttctttatttttttaagaataaaaatataaattggattaaagttttcaaatgaaaagacataataaatagataaataaaattcactATTTCATTAATAgattataataaaatagttaaatttcataatgataattataaatagttaaatatgaAAGGACAATATTTACGTGGAtaaatctttttgtttatttttttaggtaataaataatttcattatttaagaaacaaaaatacaaccaTCAActctaaatatattattaagcCAGAACGAACCACCCTCAAGCCAAGATTCAAAATCTATTAAGCATGTTGCATAATTAGCAATACAGCACGCCCCATTGTTAGTCTCTCTATAATCTAAAGAGCACACCAAAACCTTTATGGACTGAACGCCCTGCACTAATGGAATCACTTACAATttctccaagaaaaaaaaaatgcctcaaaatggaaaataattgCCTCACGAATAGTAATAAGCTTTGCACATTGGATTGACCATAAAGCAACAAAAGGTTTTGCCAAAGCCACCGTAAACTCTCCATAAGCATTTTTTGAACCACAACTCGACTTACAAGTCTAAGATTATTAGCTTATATAGAAGCATCTGttagaaatttataatgaataaaaattatttctgaaacattatgattttttataaaaaattacaacttATATTGTTTCATTTATATCTTTTCCCAatcaatgtgtttttttttttttttttgaaacaatgcatccttttgaaattgtgtgttttttttcattatatccCTTTTTAATATCCTTTTGAAGTCAATATTAATTGaaagaattgaaaaataattaccaaacgtataaatagagaaaattgaaactttatttggtttgtagttatttgaatttaaaatgctattattcaaagaaaaaattattatatcctATAAAACAATCGCTGTAAAACTGTAAACACCATAATAGAgcgaatattatttaaaaaaaaagagttcaaCTCTTACTTCGATCGTTATATAAAAATCATCTTTATTtggaattataatataaatataatatctataagctgttcttctttatctcactataattgtatatatattgtttcatatatttaatatacatggagatatttatatatatatatacacactttgGTTTTAGGTATATTAATTTCCTAACAGCATCAACATTTATTTAAGTTTCTTTCCAGCTGGTAGTAACCAACAATGCTCATTACGTTCCGTCGGTTGCCCAGCCACGGCCCCCATAGCTTCCTTCAACTCAACATGTAATTTGCTATTTAATTCAGGACTTGAATATCAGATTTAACGTAATTCCCATGTAATAAAGCATTTCTATTATTCCAAAGACAGCAGTATGTCCATGCAAATCGCTCTCACTAACAGATCGATAGACGTATAAACCAAATAACAGATAGAAGCAAACGAATCATATATACCATATCTAAGAAcattatagaattctaattatTTCCATATTCTAACCACTTCTGCACAATGCCATAGAGCATGGAGTGTCATTTCCTCCGCATTGAAACAAATAGGGAATCGACTATTATCATCAATACACCAAGAAGCTAAAGAATGCAGACATGGAATTGCGTTGTTACATGCATGCCATAAAAACATCttaatctttttgtttatttaaaaatatagaaaaaaaaatcgatcaaaaatatatacacagGAAGTTCATAAATCTGATATGTACGTGTATAATACATTgttacatattaaaattaattatttttttatatatatagtaaaagtATTAGTGAGATGATAATAGTATAATATGTTaacaaatcaataataataaaaaattgaaagaataaaataaaaatatatatttttatacatatatatgttttttttttatgttgtcgtataagagaaaaaaataaaaattatttcttatttaaaaaaataattttttccatttatatcaTACgacaatatatttaatatgcattttaaatttttttctttaaaaaaatgcatattttttcatatgcttGCAATCGATATAAAAAATggaattctttaaaaaatacgTACATATGCCTATTATGCATATACTATTCGCAAATTTACTAACTagtatgataatatttaaattataatgtctttaaaaattaatttttaagttaTTAGTTGTTATGCTTTTactattttgataatatatgctatagtcttttaattaattttttatttcaccatcaattttgatcaaataaatttaattcaattgataaattatttactgTATTTAAATTCTGAGAGATGATGGGAGAGAAGgaatttattgtaaatttttttaaaaaatggttcaatatcattttttatccttaaaaagagaaattgcaaaaaatgaaaatttaaagggaaatttcattaaaaaaaaattgaaaatagaagGACAAATTATGCAACAATTTTCAAACTATGAAGAAAGTTTATGCAAAATAGAATGGTAAATATGAAAAGCTTTTTAAACTAAAGGAAGTTCATAAAATTATCAATTCATATTAAcgtttattttatccatttgaagctcattattttttaatataaaaaattaatggattttttttttcctaattgtatttttacacaagttttcaaattttattttttttttatgaaaagaaaaacaaatgataTTGTATTTAGATTTCGTTTAGAaagtatcaaaattaaaaaaaatatatataattgttgatAATtagtttatcaaaaattaattttccagtatttaatttcttaattaatttcaaatgtttagtttgtataataatatttagagtttacaagtaattaattaatttttattttaaaatttagagtTTACAACTAACAAAATCAaacgaaccaaaaaaaaaaaaaaataaaattctagaagcAACACCACGAAGATAAAATTCAAcaattatttaagaaattaatgCATACAACAGAAACAATAAAGGCCTCAGACATCCAAGGAAGGATAAATGCAGCATCAGCTCTCTAGCCCCGCATAGGCGAAAGCTCTTAGGCGGCCACTGCGAATGTTTTGAGAAA contains the following coding sequences:
- the LOC107422298 gene encoding uncharacterized protein LOC107422298, producing the protein MADRNAAVAKPIWMKQAEEAKLKSEAEKAAAAKAAFEATFKDVEKSRSEKETTASSDSEGEEEAEDLSNKPIGPVDPAKCMLLGGGIAGGTACAPSSFTLLTKDADGRKVPNGGAQIKVKVLPGVGVGGSEQEGMVKDMGDGTYTVTYVVPKRGNYMVHVECNGKPIMGSPFPVFFSQGTSSGGLLGLAPPSTFPNLVNQNMPNMPNYSGSVSGALPGLLGMIPGIIPGALGGAILPGIGASLGEVCREYLNGRCPKTDCKLNHPPHNLLMTALAATTTMGTVSQVPMAPSAAAMAAAQAIVAAQALQAHAAQVQSQSQSAKDLSGSPDKASKGDALKKTLQVSNLSPLLTVEQLKQLFSFCGTVVECTITDSKHFAYIEYSKPEEATAALALNNMDVGGRPMNVEMAKSLPQKPAINSQLSTSLPMVMQQAVAMQQMQFQQALLMQQTMTAQQAANRAATMKSATELAAARAAEISKKLKADGFVTEETETKPKSRSPSPSGARSRSKSKSPINYRRRRRSPSYSPPSRHLRDRRSRSPLRSRHYSSYDSERRSYRDDRDGSDKARRRDSGRSRDLHSLSSRRNRSRSGSRTRKSYRVDSASPKHRRENSPHRGNKSSPRIGDEDRLKHRTRSRSRSLEDKHHSSDKRDEIRHERSKHRERRRFRSVSVEDKNQKRRSSPKSPEENRSKHRTRARSKSAEVKPSVGKVDEAGDEKSKHRDRRRSRSKSLEGKHRSDEKAADTRDEKSKHRGRRRSRSESLDEKLHSDEKFKDEKSKNRDRRCSRSRSISRDKKPKHRERRRSRSSSAEAKHHRGGKSSPRGLEENKRKHRRRSRSKSADYKQHSSDKINESRDEKSRSRRRRRSRSVSEERKYNRGRKLSPKGLDEDESKQKRYHRSDSEGKYQNGNNDKKSKNCEDANMDLESKVSNLHEDNKLKDSRENVSIGVGQGAQTFRISWDAEEASTHELPIAEHLDLDKAELEHHIDCEKSRHVGNISRSGSGRSEISEDLGKELANT